Part of the Colius striatus isolate bColStr4 chromosome 4, bColStr4.1.hap1, whole genome shotgun sequence genome, TAAAAAAAAGGTCCTTCCTATAACAAGACATACCTCAGCCCTTCTATGTGAGGGAATCTTCTGCTGCTGAACAATGTTTAATCACACAATCTCTTTGGTACAAAACCCCATCCTTGCAATAGCCAGAAAGGCAGCCTTGGGTAGCTGTGAGCATTTTGTTGTATGTGgcataaaagaagaaaataaagtgtgGTAATGACCAATTAAACCTGGCTTTCTGTGGCTGAGCTATTCCCATGCTAAGCAGCCAATGTAGCCTGTAGCTATATTAGTCTCTCGTAGCACAGCGATGGCCAGAACAAGCAATGTCAAGGCTAAACTCTGTAGGCAGGAGTCCTCTGTGAGCTCAGTATAACATTAATAGATTTGATCTGGGCTTGTGACTGGCTCTTACACACTGTCAAAGCACAAATAATAAGCACTAAACTCAGTTACATCTAACTGTTCTTTCTCAATTTCCCCATAGCTATGATTAGAGTAGCAGCTGCTTGATTTTATACCAGTTACAGTATTCAGACAGTGGAGAAACACAAACCATTGGTATGTGAGGAGTGGTGAGAACACAACTGAAGAGATGAGGGCTCAAGGAGCAAATGTGGTGAGGCAGGAAGGGGATGCTAGGAAAGCGGCAGCTTAACAGAGCAGACACCCTGAGGAGAGAGGCCTTTGGATGGTGATGAGACACTTAGCCCTCACTGCCCTGACACTACTATCCAGCAGACATTTGAGCAGGGACAGAAGCTTGTCCTTGGAGCACAGGTGACAAGCAAAGAAGATGGTATGTGACAGATACTACAAGCAGATGTCTCTGCATTGCTCCCTCTTCCTGTGTCTGCAGCAGCAAGATGGAACTTGTGGATGACAATGCCGTTATCCGAGCAAGAGGATTGCCGTGGCAGTCGTCTGACCAGGACATAGCCAAGTTCTTCAAAGGCCTAAATATTGCCAAGTTAGTAGCTAAGAACTTGCCTCTGTCTGTAATACTTCATCTGCGTTGGCCGTGGAGTTTTTATGTTCATTTTGATTTAAATCTTGCAGAGGAGGTGCTGCACTTTGTCTCAATGCCCAGGGTAGGAGGAATGGGGAGGCTCTCGTGAGGTTTGTAAGTGAAGAGCATAGAGACCTGGCACTGCAAAGGCACAAGCATCACATGGGGAGTCGATACATCGAGGTGCGTGATGCTGGCTTGGAGATGCTCTTCTCCATAGAACTGTGGATAGCATGCTGATCACGTGTTCTCTTTCCTTAGGTATACAAGGCAACAGGTGAAGACTTCCTTAAAATTGCAGGAGGTAACTTTCAGGGGATGAGAAGGGGGAGTTTGTTCCATCAGCATCCACAACTAACTGTTGGCTATAAAATGCTCTTGTGAATGTGGCCACACGTAGTTGGTTGGTGTGTGGATGACTTTGTACTCCACTTGCAGCTAGCTTTGGTTAGGGTACTgttatcatagaatcccagaatggtagatgttggaagggtcctctagagatcatccagttcaatcccctgctaaagcaagtcacCTCtgtcagatcacacaggaacacaacCAGGTTGGTTTTAAAaccctctagagaaggagactccacaccttccctgggcagcttctgccagggctccctcatcctcacaggaaagacgattctcttcatgttcaagtggaacttcccatGTTGcaacttgtgcctgttaccccttgtcttgtcactgggcactacagaaaaaagactggccctaTCCTCTTGCCACCTGCCCTTTCAGTATTTGTAAATGCTGGTAaggttcccccctcagtcttctccagactaaacagccctaggtCCTGGAGCCTTTCCTTGTTAGAGAGATGCTTCAATCCTTTCATCCCCTCATTTTGTAGCCCTCTacttggactctctccaaaagttctctatcactcttgaactgaggagccaaAAGTggatacagtactccagatgaggcctcaccagggcagagtagagggggagcagaaactcccttgacctgctggccacactcttcttgatgcatcccaggatgccgttggcctttttggccacaagggcacattgctggctcatgtttcaTTTACTGTTGTGAGTACGAGCAGCAGTGGTCTTCTAGAGATACTGAAAGTAGAGTTGGCAGACTCTTGACAGTTTTGTCCAGATAGAGTGAAATTCCTGATGTCTTTTCAATATGTCCTTCCAACCTTCTTTCCCAGCACAATGGTCTGGTTATTTGGTTACTATATATTATGACTTCAAAGCATGCCACAGGTATTCATAAGTTAGAAAAGTAAGGTGCACAGTAGCACAGGTACAGTTAATGCAAGAGATTCATGGACTCTGCTTTCCTTGGGCTCTGAACATTTTAAGTACTTCCTATTTACGCTTTGAAATGATGAATCTTTTCCAAACGATGGAGTAATGTTATTAGACTCCAGTCAGAAGTATGCTATACAGTGTTTCTAGTTTATTAAAGGGGGACAGCTTCCTGACTTTAGGGGCAAATATTGTTCTACCGACTTAAACTGtctgtggggaggaggtagCTATGCCAGACTCACTCATGATTGTATGTGGCTGCTTAGATGTAACGCTTCTATACATCTTTTTGTTAAAGGCACTTCCAACGAGGTTGCGCAGTTCTTGTCCAAAGAAAACCAAGTGATTGTCAGGATGCGAGGTCTTCCTTTCAATGTAACAACAGAAGAGGTGCTGACGTTTTTTGGCCAGCACTGCCCTGTcacaggaggaaaggagggagtTCTGTTTGTCACGTACCCTGATAGCAGGCCGACAGGGGACGCCTTTGTGTTGTTTGCTTGTGAGGAATATGCACAAAACGCACTGAAAAAGCATAAGGACTTGCTGGGGAAAAGGTACATTGAACTCTTCAGGAGCACTGCAGCAGAAGTTCAGCAGGTGGGTGTAAAACTTACACAAACACTGACTTCATATAATCCAAAATTCTACACTGGCATACAGTAGTGGAAGCAAGTACTGCTTGGCTGTGACTCgaaagctttttttctcttgttcttgCTGGAAAGAATACTGCCTGAATTTCCATGAGGCTTTGCTCTCTAAATATAAGATCTCATGGTATATGGATGTTACTAATCatatatgtatctatatatGTGTGCATactcacagacacacacatacaaatctTTGGGGATTTGGCTTCAAATAGCCTTGCAGACAGCACTTACAGTAGAAAGTTTGCAGGTCTGGTGCTTTACACTACAGATAATGAAATTGTTTAAGTCCAATTATGGTCTTTTCAGGGGGAACACTAGCAACAAGTCTTGATGTAAAGGCTTATCTTTAGTCAGCCTTGCAATGTAGCTGTCATCTTCAGAGCGATGTTATCTGAAGAGTCTTGCCAATTGCCTCTAAGGGCAGGTCTTGGCCATCTTCTGACTTTGTGAAACTGGGCCTGAAGAGTGCACCCTGTTGCATTAGCAATGTTTGATGGACCATTAATTACATTAATTAGTTTTATGCTGTCAGAAAAAAGGAAGTAGGGCTGAGAGAACTATTTATATATGCCTTAAAACTATGTGGAGCTTTACTCAAGGCCACTAACTTCTAAACATTATTCTAAAAGGTCTCACCTATGATGCAATTTATGGCCAATAAAAAACCGTGTCGCTGTAGTGAAGGGATGGTACAGCTCTGTTCACCCCAGATATCTGGAGATGTCAGTGCCTTGTTTGAAGAGTGACACTAGTAACGAGAAGTCATAGCCACAGCACTCACTCTTGTCATTACCTTGCTCTCAAGTGCTTTCATATGTTTCTTTGTTTAGAAAACCTTATGATAGCTTTGCAGGTGTAAGTGAAACTTAGTCTTGCTCAGAAAAAGTTAAAGGGTAGTGATTGAATAGTCAATGAACTCTTGACCAGGGAGGGTTTTTACTGTTAAAATTAGTAACAAGAAATCTCAAAGCATGTCTGTTGCGGATACTGTGACTTGGTAACACCACCTATGTTACTTGATGGACTATTGCATCGCAATTCAGGGCTGTTTGTTAGTGAAATAATAAGCTTTTAGTTCCCAGACTTTATGACAGTTTTGCAGATCTCAGTAGAAGCGTCACTGTGACTCTGTACATGGTGGAATTCTTTGGGATAGTTTCCCAACAAAAATACTGTAGAAATACAGGTCTCGTGCTCTAAGATGTCTTCTGAGAGTTGCATAACAATTCAAGCAAATTCTCAAAACTAAAATTAtggttttcaagaaaaaatgaTCCAAATATTTACTGTAAAACATCTGAATTGTAAGCGCTGGTGTTGTGGTTGAAGGCCCAAGATCTAGCTCacttatttcttaaaatactgCATGGGGTGAAAACCAATGGCATTGGTGTTAACGCTCAGTTCTGAAATGGAGCTTGAGTGAGGAGGCTTTGTGTaaactctgtttttctgttttgcacagGTGCTGAACAGGTACTCTTCCACTCCTCTCATTCCTCTCCCGACACCTCCTATTCTTCCAGTATTACCTCAACAGTTTGTGCCTCCCACTAACGTCAGAGACTGCATACGTTTGCGTGGTCTTCCCTATGCTGCTACTATCGAGGACATCCTGGAGTTCTTGGGGGAGTTTTCCACAGATATCAGGACACATGGAGTTCATATGGTCCTGAATCACCAGGTGGGCACCATGCCTCCAGCCTCTCTGACAACCACCTGTTTATGCAAACATGGTCCCTCTGATGGTGGCAGTAAGGAGGCACCTTTGATTGACACTAATGGCATTAATTGGCCTCCAGCTCTCCTCTGAAAGTGTGCAGGCAATAGAGGTATTGACTTTTTAAAACCCTGCTATGCCAGCTGCTGCACTTGCTGTAGAGCTGTCTCTGTTACTGAGCCTACTTTGCCTAAATTGAAGCCACAGTCTTGGAGGGGCTGGTGCTCCCAGAGCAGCACCTATGATCTCGCACTGTAGGAGGCTTGAAGAGTCCTGCTCAACAGCATGCATAATTCCTCTTCTACCAGGGAGTACCTTCAAAAGAAAAGTGTAGGCAATGTTACCTCTCAAAGAAGTGGTTTGCTCCTGCCTTACTGAACAATATGCCTCAGGTATATTTGAGGAGAACTGTGCCTGCAGGATTTCCTAAGGTATAGGTCAGCAGCTGAAGCTTTGGGATTCCTGAACTGTATGATTGCTTTCTTTGAACAGTCACAGCTAAGCATCGAGATTAACAGATCATTGACATGCATAAACAGTCACATCTTTGCCATTGTTTTCTGGAAAGAAGCTTCTACCGAAACTTCTTAAACAAAGGATCTTCATAGTCTGGTGCTCCTCTAACTCTATAGAGATGCCCTGAGTAGTTTCACTGATTACTGTGGTATAAAAATGATCCTTGTAAAATTGTTGACAAGGAAGCCTAAGCTGATACTACAAAATAGTTCCTTGTCCTGGAGTAAggcttctgtattttaaatgtggggagagagaaggggcTATATTTATTCTAGTACCTATCTAAAGATATTACTAGCCCAGAACTAGAACTGGCCCAGAGCTTAAATTATAGCTGGCTTCAGATCTCTACGTCCAGTTTGGCTACTGCAAGTCAGCAGCTGCAGGTGGCTAAAATGACTCCTCTCAGTTGTGTATCCTACTCATTTACAGCTGTATATAAGgatggtttgggtttcttttctctACAAATTCATACCAAGCTTTAAGCTAATACCTCTCTAAAACCTCTCGACCTATATTGGccttaaaatcttttttaaactCATTATTTGACTTTTGGCACTTGACTGTAttcttgaattttaaaaattataggTAATAAATGTGGATTAGATCTTCCAATTCTTTGTTCTTACTGAATTGCTAAAAGCAGATATCAAAGCAGCTGAGTAACCCTCAATTGCAGTCTCTCCCATAGAtgtccttatttttcttttaaacagaagtAGCACAGCTTGAGTTAATTGAAACAGGTAAATAAATGCAATCGAGTTAGCACAGGTGGGAAGAACCTTGGGGAGGAAGAGCTTAAACATGCTAATGGCTGCTCAGGTTGACTGACTGTACTTGATTTTGAGTGATCATATTTATGACTGAAGAGGCAGCTTTTAACAGCACAAGTTATTACTGTGCTGCTACTTCAAGGGAGCTCCAGAGACACTTCTTTTTGTCTGCCTTGTTTCTAGGGACGTCCATCAGGAGATGCTTTTATTCAGATGAAATCTGCAGATCGAGCTTTTCTGGCTGCACAGAAGTGTCATAAGAAGACCATGAAGGACAGATATGTTGAAGTCTTTCAGTGTTCTGCTGAGGAGATGAACTTTGTATTAATGGGGGGCATTTTAAATCGAAATGGCTTGTCCCCACCACCATGTAAGTTACCATGTAAGTTTTGCATGAGTCTTGACAATACTCTACGCTATATGTGGGTAGGTGCTCAAACTGCTTTGTTGactctgtttctgtttcttggGAAGGTGTGTTGGGGATATTAATATAAGGTCTTTTCATGTTAAATCATCAGCAGCTTGCAATTGTTACTTTTCCCTTTGGTTGTGAGTTACTGTGACTGAAAAACCACTTTACCACTGGAAAAGCAAGAGTAATTTTAaacttcccctctcctccctgaAACTTAGCTTGGCCAGAGTGAACCATGACTGAAAAGTAGTTAGTAAGCTCTGCCTAGACCTTAAAGAACTATTTGCCATTTAAACTGATTTGTATTTATGTTTTTTTATCATAGCGAACATGTAAAGTAAAAGTCCTTCCTCTTTCACTTCCAAAACTTAATTTATGAAACCATGAGTAATACTTTCCTTTAGAACTTTACCTCAAGTGTTCTGCCTATTTAACCACTACTGACTGAactcttcctttgctttttgttgtCTGTACAGAGTTGAGGCTGCCTGTGTGGGAGTAGAATACACATAGCTTTGgcttcagagaatcatagaaactTTCTCATGTAAAACTAGGTTTCTCAGAGCTGCTAGGATGAGCACAGACTTCTAGACAAAAGTTTAGGGGAAATGCTTTAAGAGCCAAGGGCTAACTTGTTAAATGTGTGCCATGTAAATCTGAGCCTATGGGAAAAATAATACTTTGTTTCTAAGGTCATAAATAGCAAGGTAGTCAAGTAGgagctttctctctctctcgaTGCAAATGTATTGTTGTTGGTAGTGGCTTTTTGAAATGTCCTGTGAGTGCTGGTCAGAACTGCTATTATGACAGCAAACTTCTTGGGTGTAGTTCCTTTTCAGTGTGAGTAGACCTTCAACTAATCCTTAGAAGACAAGTTTTTTGAGtgactgctctttttttttctttttttttggcaatgCATGTATCCTGCTGAGCAGGGATCTGCAGTATGTAGTCCTATGTGACAGCTATTCCAGACAGCGGCAGGAAGCTTTTCCTGAGAACTTGTGGGATGGG contains:
- the ESRP1 gene encoding epithelial splicing regulatory protein 1 isoform X3, whose amino-acid sequence is MTASPDYLVILFVTTAGTNGARMGSDERELLQLLWKVVDLRSKESILLPECFYSFFDLRKEFKKCCPGSPDVSKLDVAAMTEYLSLDKNSPAFPYGASQVEDMGNIILTLISEPYNHRFSDPERVNYKFESGPCSKMELVDDNAVIRARGLPWQSSDQDIAKFFKGLNIAKGGAALCLNAQGRRNGEALVRFVSEEHRDLALQRHKHHMGSRYIEVYKATGEDFLKIAGGTSNEVAQFLSKENQVIVRMRGLPFNVTTEEVLTFFGQHCPVTGGKEGVLFVTYPDSRPTGDAFVLFACEEYAQNALKKHKDLLGKRYIELFRSTAAEVQQVLNRYSSTPLIPLPTPPILPVLPQQFVPPTNVRDCIRLRGLPYAATIEDILEFLGEFSTDIRTHGVHMVLNHQGRPSGDAFIQMKSADRAFLAAQKCHKKTMKDRYVEVFQCSAEEMNFVLMGGILNRNGLSPPPCKLPCLSPPSYSFPAPAAVVPTEAALYQPSMLLNPRTLQPSTAYYPAGAQLFMNYTAAYYPSTQQRMDLYTQMIRPGQCPKNGFAFKGPSS
- the ESRP1 gene encoding epithelial splicing regulatory protein 1 isoform X1, whose product is MTASPDYLVILFVTTAGTNGARMGSDERELLQLLWKVVDLRSKELGHLHDVLVRPDHPELTAECQEITQVDVESLVLAPPLEQALRQFNQSVSNELNIGVGTSFCFCTDGQLHIRQVLHPEASKKSILLPECFYSFFDLRKEFKKCCPGSPDVSKLDVAAMTEYLSLDKNSPAFPYGASQVEDMGNIILTLISEPYNHRFSDPERVNYKFESGPCSKMELVDDNAVIRARGLPWQSSDQDIAKFFKGLNIAKGGAALCLNAQGRRNGEALVRFVSEEHRDLALQRHKHHMGSRYIEVYKATGEDFLKIAGGTSNEVAQFLSKENQVIVRMRGLPFNVTTEEVLTFFGQHCPVTGGKEGVLFVTYPDSRPTGDAFVLFACEEYAQNALKKHKDLLGKRYIELFRSTAAEVQQVLNRYSSTPLIPLPTPPILPVLPQQFVPPTNVRDCIRLRGLPYAATIEDILEFLGEFSTDIRTHGVHMVLNHQGRPSGDAFIQMKSADRAFLAAQKCHKKTMKDRYVEVFQCSAEEMNFVLMGGILNRNGLSPPPCKLPCLSPPSYSFPAPAAVVPTEAALYQPSMLLNPRTLQPSTAYYPAGAQLFMNYTAAYYPSTQQRMDLYTQMIRPGQCPKNGFAFKGPSS
- the ESRP1 gene encoding epithelial splicing regulatory protein 1 isoform X2, encoding MTASPDYLVILFVTTAGTNGARMGSDERELLQLLWKVVDLRSKELGHLHDVLVRPDHPELTAECQEITQVDVESLVLAPPLEQALRQFNQSVSNELNIGVGTSFCFCTDGQLHIRQVLHPEASKKSILLPECFYSFFDLRKEFKKCCPGSPDVSKLDVAAMTEYLSLDKNSPAFPYGASQVEDMGNIILTLISEPYNHRFSDPERVNYKFESGPCSKMELVDDNAVIRARGLPWQSSDQDIAKFFKGLNIAKGGAALCLNAQGRRNGEALVRFVSEEHRDLALQRHKHHMGSRYIEVYKATGEDFLKIAGGTSNEVAQFLSKENQVIVRMRGLPFNVTTEEVLTFFGQHCPVTGGKEGVLFVTYPDSRPTGDAFVLFACEEYAQNALKKHKDLLGKRYIELFRSTAAEVQQVLNRYSSTPLIPLPTPPILPVLPQQFVPPTNVRDCIRLRGLPYAATIEDILEFLGEFSTDIRTHGVHMVLNHQGRPSGDAFIQMKSADRAFLAAQKCHKKTMKDRYVEVFQCSAEEMNFVLMGGILNRNGLSPPPCKLPCLSPPSYSFPAPAAVVPTEAALYQPSMLLNPRTLQPSTAYYPAGAQLFMNYTAAYYPS